A single genomic interval of Gammaproteobacteria bacterium harbors:
- the glnD gene encoding [protein-PII] uridylyltransferase, with the protein MGVPLTESQLAATLDEGAPLLASVREQLSLLRTHLDQRFVAGDDIRTLVCERARHIDTILRCIWTHLGLSAHPGIALVAVGGYGRGELHPHSDVDVLVLLEAAEIRGANAAALESFITFLWDTGLAIGHSVRTIEECRAAALADITIATSIMEARIVAGEGALLERLSALTGPDQIWPSARFFRAKWDEQIARHRKFNNTEYNLEPNIKGCPGGLRDVQTVGWVAKRHFRATSTLELVAQGFLTESEYQGLSTGQDFLWRVRYGLHILADRAEDRLLFDYQLSLARLFGYEDDKRGLAVEHFMKDYFRWVLKLGVLNEMLTQLFDEAILRACEPVNIYELNPRFRVCNGYIEATSDTVFRVTPYALIEIFVLMAQHQFIVGVRATTMRLIHQQQRMIDDGLRHDARANRLFLQLLGSPWRVATQLDRMKRYGVLGRFIPEFGRIIGQTQHDLFHVYSVDSHTIRVVRNMRRLFLPESREMFPTACFAVRRLPRPELLYLAGLFHDIAKGRGGDHSELGARDAHDFCLRLELSAREANLVAWLVSNHLVMSTTAQRKDVSDPEVINNFAQLVSDQLHLDYLYTLTVADINATNPTLWNSWRASLLQALYVETKRALRRGLENPVDSGERVAETRAGALVLLAARNVAPQRAEALWQHMGDDYFLRETAEDVAWHTEAILGSQTPDDPLVLLKQSGNRFDAVTQIFIYTPDRDNLFAVITATMEQLGLNVHGARVYSSADHHTLDTFFVLDLDGKPVDHGDARGSEIRRTLLEHLRGEEQFLDIVQRHTPRALKHFRSPTRTRLVADAEKGYSILEIMTPDRSGLLARIGRVFLAFGIKVQNARITTLGERVEDVFFITDASQQPIEAESLGEPLQEAIRDALDSEIGEPPRISRSAT; encoded by the coding sequence GTGGGCGTACCCCTGACCGAGTCGCAGCTTGCCGCGACACTGGATGAAGGCGCACCGCTGCTCGCCTCGGTTCGCGAACAACTGAGCCTGCTGCGCACCCATCTGGACCAGCGTTTTGTCGCGGGTGACGACATCCGCACGCTGGTCTGCGAGCGGGCACGCCATATCGACACCATCCTGCGTTGCATATGGACTCATCTTGGGCTCTCCGCACACCCGGGCATCGCGCTGGTGGCGGTGGGCGGCTACGGGCGCGGCGAACTGCACCCGCATTCGGATGTCGATGTGCTGGTGCTGCTCGAGGCGGCGGAGATCCGCGGCGCGAACGCCGCGGCGCTCGAGTCTTTCATCACCTTCCTGTGGGACACCGGCCTCGCCATCGGTCACAGCGTGCGCACCATCGAGGAATGCCGCGCCGCCGCGCTCGCCGACATCACCATCGCAACCAGCATCATGGAGGCTCGCATCGTCGCCGGTGAGGGCGCGCTGCTCGAGCGTCTGTCCGCGCTGACCGGACCCGACCAGATCTGGCCGAGCGCCCGGTTTTTCCGCGCCAAGTGGGACGAACAGATCGCGCGTCATCGCAAGTTCAACAACACCGAGTACAACCTCGAACCGAATATCAAGGGTTGTCCGGGCGGATTGCGCGATGTACAGACGGTCGGCTGGGTGGCCAAGCGCCATTTCCGCGCCACAAGCACGCTCGAGCTCGTGGCCCAGGGCTTTCTGACCGAGTCCGAATACCAGGGACTCAGCACCGGGCAGGATTTTCTGTGGCGGGTCCGCTATGGACTGCACATTCTGGCCGATCGCGCCGAGGACCGGCTGCTGTTCGATTACCAGTTGAGCCTGGCCAGGCTGTTCGGCTACGAGGACGACAAGCGCGGGCTCGCGGTCGAGCATTTCATGAAGGATTACTTCCGCTGGGTGCTGAAACTCGGCGTGCTGAACGAAATGCTGACCCAACTGTTCGACGAGGCGATCCTGCGCGCCTGCGAGCCAGTGAACATCTACGAGCTCAATCCGCGCTTCCGGGTCTGCAACGGCTATATCGAGGCGACCAGCGACACCGTGTTCCGGGTCACGCCATATGCGCTGATCGAGATATTCGTGCTGATGGCACAGCACCAGTTCATCGTCGGCGTGCGCGCCACCACGATGCGCCTGATTCACCAGCAGCAACGCATGATCGATGACGGACTGCGCCACGATGCACGCGCCAACCGCCTGTTCCTGCAATTGCTCGGCTCGCCGTGGCGGGTTGCCACCCAGCTCGACCGGATGAAGCGCTATGGCGTTCTGGGGCGTTTCATTCCCGAGTTCGGACGCATCATCGGCCAGACGCAGCATGACCTGTTCCACGTCTACTCGGTCGATTCACATACCATCCGGGTGGTGCGCAACATGCGTCGCCTGTTCCTGCCGGAAAGCCGCGAGATGTTCCCGACCGCCTGTTTCGCGGTGCGTCGCCTGCCGCGTCCCGAGTTGCTGTATCTCGCTGGCCTGTTTCATGACATCGCCAAGGGACGCGGCGGCGATCATTCGGAACTCGGCGCACGCGATGCGCATGATTTCTGCCTGCGGCTGGAACTGAGTGCGCGCGAGGCGAACCTCGTCGCATGGCTGGTCAGCAACCACCTCGTGATGTCGACCACCGCGCAGCGCAAGGACGTGTCCGACCCGGAGGTGATCAACAACTTCGCGCAGCTGGTCTCCGACCAGCTGCACCTGGATTACCTCTATACCCTCACGGTTGCGGATATCAACGCAACCAATCCCACGCTGTGGAACAGCTGGCGCGCGAGCCTGTTGCAGGCACTCTATGTGGAGACCAAACGGGCGTTGCGCCGGGGTCTGGAAAATCCGGTCGACAGTGGCGAGCGGGTCGCCGAGACGCGGGCCGGCGCGCTGGTGCTGCTGGCGGCACGCAATGTCGCGCCGCAGCGCGCCGAAGCCTTGTGGCAACACATGGGCGATGATTATTTCCTGCGTGAAACCGCCGAAGACGTGGCCTGGCACACCGAGGCAATTCTTGGCAGCCAGACTCCCGACGACCCTCTGGTGCTGCTGAAGCAGTCCGGTAACCGTTTCGATGCAGTGACCCAGATCTTCATCTACACGCCCGATCGCGACAACCTGTTCGCGGTCATTACCGCAACCATGGAACAACTCGGTCTCAACGTGCATGGCGCGCGGGTCTATTCATCCGCCGACCATCACACGCTCGATACCTTTTTCGTGCTCGATCTCGATGGCAAGCCGGTCGATCACGGCGATGCGCGCGGCAGCGAGATCCGCCGCACCCTGCTCGAGCATCTGCGTGGCGAGGAGCAATTTCTCGATATCGTCCAGCGCCACACCCCGCGCGCGCTGAAGCACTTCCGCTCGCCTACCCGAACCCGCCTGGTGGCCGACGCCGAAAAGGGCTATTCGATACTCGAGATCATGACCCCCGATCGCTCCGGTCTCCTGGCGCGCATCGGGCGCGTGTTCCTGGCCTTTGGCATCAAGGTACAGAATGCCCGCATCACCACGCTCGGCGAGCGGGTCGAGGACGTGTTCTTCATCACCGATGCCAGCCAGCAGCCGATCGAAGCCGAATCGCTCGGCGAGCCACTGCAGGAGGCGATACGCGATGCGCTGGACAGCGAAATCGGCGAGCCGCCACGCATCAGCCGGTCAGCCACATGA
- a CDS encoding Spx/MgsR family RNA polymerase-binding regulatory protein, whose protein sequence is MLLVYGISNCDTVAAARQWLQERGIAHEFHDLRKEHVDAHTIERWLEELGRERLINKSSATWRTLDRTQREQVDQGNPVPVILANPTLIRRPVLVGDDLLHSGFSKADYENLFPRT, encoded by the coding sequence TTGCTGCTGGTCTACGGAATTTCCAACTGCGACACCGTCGCCGCTGCACGTCAGTGGCTGCAAGAGCGCGGTATTGCCCACGAATTCCATGACCTGCGCAAGGAACACGTGGATGCCCACACCATCGAGCGGTGGCTGGAGGAACTCGGCCGCGAACGCCTGATCAACAAGTCGAGCGCCACCTGGCGCACGCTCGATCGCACGCAGCGCGAGCAGGTCGACCAGGGAAATCCGGTTCCGGTGATCCTTGCCAATCCCACCCTGATACGGCGCCCGGTGCTGGTCGGTGACGATCTGCTGCACAGCGGGTTCAGCAAGGCCGACTACGAAAACCTGTTTCCGCGCACCTGA
- the frr gene encoding ribosome recycling factor, which yields MINELKKDAETRMGKSVEMLGLAFNKIRTGRAHPSLLDTVRVAYYGNEVPLSQVANISVEDSRTLMITPWERAMVPEVEKAIMKSDLGLNPSSAGQVIRLPMPALTEETRKGFIRQARHEAEAARVSVRNIRRDVNGDLKALLKDKTVSEDEERRAQDEVQKLTDRFVSEIDHMLASKEKDLMDI from the coding sequence GTGATCAATGAGTTGAAGAAAGATGCCGAGACCCGCATGGGCAAGAGTGTCGAGATGCTGGGGCTGGCGTTCAACAAGATCCGCACCGGGCGGGCCCATCCGAGCCTGCTCGACACGGTCCGTGTCGCCTACTACGGCAACGAGGTGCCGCTCAGCCAGGTGGCGAACATCAGCGTCGAGGATTCCCGCACACTGATGATCACGCCGTGGGAGCGGGCCATGGTGCCCGAGGTGGAAAAGGCCATCATGAAATCCGATCTGGGGCTGAACCCCTCGAGCGCCGGACAGGTCATACGCCTGCCGATGCCTGCACTCACCGAGGAGACGCGCAAGGGTTTCATCCGCCAGGCGCGTCACGAGGCGGAAGCCGCACGGGTGTCGGTGCGCAATATCCGTCGCGACGTGAACGGTGATCTGAAAGCCCTGCTGAAAGACAAGACGGTTTCCGAGGATGAGGAGCGGCGCGCCCAGGACGAGGTGCAGAAGCTCACCGATCGTTTCGTGTCCGAGATCGATCATATGCTCGCGTCCAAGGAAAAGGACCTGATGGATATCTGA
- the rpsB gene encoding 30S ribosomal protein S2 — MTTVSMKEMLQAGVHFGHQTRYWNPKMKQYIFGARNKVHIINLEHTVPAFNEALGFVRQLSSNKNRLLFVGTKRAASSIVKEEASRAGMPFVSHRWLGGMLTNYKTIRASIKRLRELEQQSMDGTFLHLTKKEALMRTRLMAKLEQSIGGIKDMGGLPDAIFVVDVDHERIAVTEANKLGIPVIGICDSNSDPTGIDYLIPGNDDSIRAVKLYVSAVADACLAGRQDAGGAVAKDEFVEVAAQERAG; from the coding sequence ATGACTACGGTATCCATGAAGGAAATGCTGCAGGCTGGGGTCCATTTCGGCCACCAGACCCGCTACTGGAACCCGAAGATGAAGCAATACATCTTCGGCGCGCGCAACAAGGTTCATATCATCAATCTCGAGCACACGGTGCCGGCTTTCAACGAGGCGCTGGGCTTCGTGCGCCAGCTGTCCTCGAACAAGAACCGCCTGCTGTTCGTCGGTACCAAGCGTGCCGCCAGCAGTATCGTGAAGGAAGAGGCGAGTCGCGCCGGCATGCCGTTCGTGAGCCACCGCTGGCTCGGCGGCATGCTCACCAACTACAAGACCATCCGTGCCTCGATCAAGCGGCTGCGTGAGCTCGAGCAGCAGAGCATGGACGGAACCTTCCTGCATCTCACCAAGAAAGAAGCGCTGATGCGCACTCGCCTGATGGCCAAGCTCGAGCAGAGCATCGGTGGCATCAAGGACATGGGCGGGCTGCCGGATGCGATATTCGTGGTCGACGTCGATCATGAGCGCATCGCGGTGACCGAGGCCAACAAGCTCGGCATCCCGGTCATCGGCATCTGCGACAGCAACAGCGATCCGACGGGCATCGATTACCTGATTCCGGGCAATGATGATTCGATTCGTGCGGTCAAGCTGTATGTGTCGGCGGTTGCGGATGCCTGTCTCGCCGGTCGCCAGGATGCCGGCGGTGCGGTCGCGAAGGATGAGTTCGTCGAAGTCGCCGCGCAGGAGCGCGCCGGCTGA
- the map gene encoding type I methionyl aminopeptidase, giving the protein MPGYVKTAEEIARMRVAGRLAAEVLEMIAPSVVPGVSTGELDRICHEYIVGVQQAIPAPLNYHGFPKSICTSLNQVVCHGIPSDRKILKSGDIINIDITVLKDGYHGDTSAMFLVGDAGPHAERLSRVTRECLYRAIEIVRPGAHLGDIGELIQQHAEGNYYSVVREYCGHGIGSQFHEEPQVLHYGRAGTGMELVEGMTFTIEPMINAGKRFTKLSKRDGWTVETKDGRLSAQWEHTILVTADGHEVLTARRGEPFFGAA; this is encoded by the coding sequence ATGCCGGGTTACGTCAAAACCGCCGAGGAAATCGCGCGGATGCGCGTCGCCGGTCGTCTGGCGGCGGAGGTGCTGGAAATGATCGCTCCGAGCGTGGTGCCCGGCGTCAGCACCGGCGAACTCGATCGCATCTGCCACGAATACATCGTCGGGGTCCAGCAGGCGATACCGGCACCGCTGAACTATCACGGCTTTCCCAAATCGATCTGTACCTCGCTCAACCAGGTGGTTTGCCACGGCATCCCCTCGGATCGCAAGATTCTGAAGAGCGGCGACATCATCAATATCGATATCACCGTGCTGAAGGATGGCTACCACGGCGATACCAGCGCGATGTTCCTGGTCGGCGATGCCGGGCCCCATGCCGAGCGCCTGAGCAGAGTCACCCGGGAATGTCTCTATCGCGCCATCGAAATCGTGCGCCCCGGGGCCCACCTCGGGGATATCGGTGAGTTGATCCAGCAGCACGCCGAAGGCAATTATTATTCGGTGGTACGTGAATATTGCGGGCACGGAATCGGCAGCCAGTTTCACGAGGAACCCCAGGTGCTGCATTACGGCCGGGCCGGGACCGGCATGGAACTCGTGGAGGGAATGACCTTCACCATCGAGCCGATGATCAATGCCGGCAAGCGCTTCACCAAGCTCTCGAAACGCGACGGCTGGACCGTCGAGACCAAGGACGGGCGCCTTTCGGCGCAGTGGGAACATACCATCCTGGTTACCGCGGACGGCCACGAAGTGCTCACCGCCAGGCGCGGAGAACCGTTCTTCGGCGCCGCGTGA
- the dapE gene encoding succinyl-diaminopimelate desuccinylase: MSPTLELAIELIRRRSLTPDDAGCQQLLGARLGKLGFECTHLRYGEVDNLWAVHGTEGPLFVFAGHTDVVPPGPESAWLHPPFAPLIQHGMLLGRGAADMKGSLAAMVTACERLLATQRPHGRIAFLLTSDEEGPSIDGTRRMVEYLRARGEQIRWCLVGEPSSSIVVGDAIKVGRRGSLGAELTVRGVQGHVAYPERALNPIHGAAAALAELASVSWDNGNEFFPPTSLQISNIHAGTGATNVIPGDMQVLFNLRFGTESSTARLRERVHELLDRHGLDYTIEWTLHGEPFLTAGGELLDAAVAAITEETSAAPELLTSGGTSDGRFIAPLGCQVIELGPCNTSIHQVDECVRASDLDSLSAMYQNILQKLLCGQANLRNA, translated from the coding sequence CTGTCCCCGACCCTGGAGCTGGCCATCGAATTGATCCGGCGCCGCTCCCTTACGCCCGACGATGCCGGCTGCCAGCAGCTGCTCGGCGCACGCCTCGGGAAGCTCGGCTTCGAATGCACGCACCTGCGCTACGGCGAGGTCGACAACCTGTGGGCAGTGCACGGCACCGAGGGGCCGCTGTTCGTTTTTGCCGGACACACCGACGTGGTACCGCCGGGACCGGAAAGCGCGTGGCTTCACCCGCCCTTCGCACCCCTGATTCAGCACGGCATGCTGCTCGGCCGCGGCGCGGCCGACATGAAGGGCAGCCTGGCGGCAATGGTCACCGCCTGCGAGCGCCTGCTCGCCACGCAGCGGCCACACGGCCGGATCGCGTTCCTGCTCACCAGCGACGAAGAGGGGCCATCGATCGACGGCACGCGCCGCATGGTCGAATACCTGCGCGCGCGCGGCGAGCAGATCCGCTGGTGCCTGGTGGGAGAGCCGTCCAGCAGCATTGTGGTTGGCGATGCGATCAAGGTGGGGCGGCGCGGTTCGCTCGGTGCCGAACTCACGGTGCGCGGCGTGCAGGGCCATGTTGCCTATCCGGAGCGCGCCCTCAACCCCATCCACGGCGCCGCCGCAGCGCTGGCCGAGCTGGCGAGCGTCAGCTGGGACAATGGCAATGAATTCTTTCCGCCCACCTCATTGCAGATATCGAACATCCACGCCGGCACCGGCGCCACCAATGTGATCCCCGGTGACATGCAGGTGCTGTTCAACCTGCGCTTCGGCACCGAATCGAGCACCGCGCGATTGCGCGAGCGGGTCCATGAGCTGCTCGACCGTCACGGTCTCGACTACACGATCGAATGGACCCTGCACGGCGAGCCGTTTCTGACCGCCGGCGGCGAACTGCTCGATGCAGCCGTCGCGGCAATCACCGAGGAGACTTCAGCCGCGCCCGAGCTGCTGACCAGCGGCGGCACCTCGGACGGGCGTTTCATCGCCCCGCTCGGTTGCCAGGTGATCGAACTCGGCCCCTGCAACACGAGCATTCACCAGGTCGACGAATGCGTGCGCGCGAGCGATCTCGATTCACTCAGCGCGATGTACCAGAACATCCTGCAAAAGCTGCTCTGCGGTCAGGCGAATTTGCGCAACGCGTAG
- the pyrH gene encoding UMP kinase: MQKQKDKKYKRILLKLSGEALTGNEGYGIDPKILDRMALEIGQLVGIGVQVGLVIGGGNLFRGASLHASGMDRVTGDHMGMLATVMNALAMRDALERSNISSSIMSAIPMSGIVDHYDRRKAIRQLGQGDVVIFAAGTGNPFFTTDSSACLRGIEVDAELVLKATKVDGVYTSDPLTNPDAVRFERLGFDEVLARKLEVMDLTAICLCRDHHMPVRVFAMDKPGALLSIVMGGDEGTLID, encoded by the coding sequence ATGCAAAAGCAGAAAGACAAGAAATACAAGCGGATCCTGCTCAAGTTGAGCGGTGAGGCGCTGACCGGTAACGAAGGCTACGGTATCGATCCGAAGATCCTCGATCGCATGGCGCTCGAGATCGGACAGCTGGTAGGGATCGGGGTGCAGGTCGGACTGGTGATCGGCGGGGGCAACCTGTTTCGCGGTGCCTCGCTGCATGCCTCCGGCATGGACCGCGTGACCGGCGATCATATGGGCATGCTGGCCACGGTGATGAATGCGCTGGCGATGCGCGATGCGCTGGAGCGCTCCAATATCTCCTCGTCGATCATGTCCGCGATTCCGATGAGCGGGATCGTGGATCACTACGACCGGCGCAAGGCGATTCGCCAGCTTGGCCAGGGTGATGTGGTGATCTTTGCCGCGGGTACCGGCAATCCGTTTTTCACCACCGATTCCTCGGCTTGCCTGAGGGGCATCGAGGTCGATGCGGAGCTGGTGCTGAAAGCCACCAAGGTGGACGGGGTCTACACCAGCGATCCCCTGACCAATCCCGATGCGGTGCGCTTCGAGCGGCTCGGTTTTGACGAGGTGCTGGCCCGCAAGCTCGAGGTGATGGACCTCACCGCGATCTGCCTGTGTCGCGATCACCACATGCCGGTGCGCGTGTTCGCGATGGACAAGCCCGGCGCGCTGCTCAGTATCGTGATGGGCGGCGACGAAGGCACCCTGATCGATTAG
- the dapC gene encoding succinyldiaminopimelate transaminase encodes MNPDLQRLHPYPFERLAALLAGVPAPAALSPVLMSIGEPRHAAPAFVLEEISARSSGYSQYPKTAGVIELREAIATWLVQRYELPATSISADAHVLPVNGSREALFAFTQCAVSRAANAAPLVAMPNPFYQIYEGAALLAGATPLFLPERQDRPGIADFAAVSAADWQRCQMLVVCSPGNPAGAVLDLGDWREIFALADRHDFIVASDECYSELYLDENAAPVGVLQAAVATGREDFHRCIAFHSLSKRSSLPGLRSGFVAGDRALIRDFLLYRTYHGSAMPVPHQYASRLAWSDEQHVRTNRALYREKFRAVLETLDGCLELSAPAGGFYLWPRTPVDECVFTRELYRSTHVTVLPGSFLSRPDERGDPGKGRVRMALVAELAECVEAARRIRDFVNRAQFC; translated from the coding sequence ATGAACCCCGATCTGCAACGTCTGCACCCCTACCCCTTCGAACGCCTGGCAGCGTTGCTCGCGGGGGTGCCAGCCCCCGCGGCGCTGTCGCCGGTCCTGATGTCGATCGGCGAACCGCGTCACGCGGCACCCGCCTTCGTGCTGGAGGAAATCAGCGCCCGCAGCAGCGGCTATTCGCAGTACCCGAAAACCGCCGGTGTGATCGAACTGCGCGAAGCGATCGCCACCTGGCTGGTGCAGCGCTATGAACTGCCCGCGACAAGCATCTCGGCCGACGCCCATGTACTGCCCGTCAATGGCAGCCGCGAAGCGCTGTTCGCGTTTACCCAGTGCGCGGTTTCGCGCGCCGCCAATGCCGCGCCGCTGGTCGCCATGCCCAATCCGTTCTACCAGATCTACGAGGGTGCGGCATTGCTCGCAGGGGCAACGCCCCTGTTCCTGCCCGAGCGGCAGGACCGGCCCGGAATCGCGGATTTTGCCGCGGTCTCCGCCGCTGACTGGCAACGCTGCCAGATGCTGGTCGTGTGTTCGCCGGGCAATCCTGCCGGCGCGGTGCTGGATCTCGGGGACTGGCGTGAAATCTTTGCGCTGGCCGATCGCCACGATTTCATCGTGGCGTCCGACGAATGCTATTCGGAACTCTACCTCGACGAAAACGCGGCACCGGTGGGCGTATTGCAGGCGGCCGTTGCCACCGGTCGCGAGGACTTTCACCGCTGTATCGCGTTCCACAGCCTGTCCAAACGCTCCAGCCTGCCAGGTTTGCGCTCCGGTTTCGTGGCCGGCGACCGCGCGCTCATCCGCGACTTCCTGCTCTATCGCACCTACCATGGTTCCGCGATGCCGGTCCCCCACCAGTACGCGAGCCGCCTGGCATGGTCCGACGAGCAGCACGTGCGTACCAACCGCGCGCTCTACCGTGAAAAATTCCGGGCGGTACTCGAGACGCTCGACGGTTGTCTCGAACTGAGCGCGCCGGCCGGCGGCTTCTACCTGTGGCCGCGCACGCCGGTCGACGAATGCGTATTCACCCGCGAGTTGTACCGCTCCACCCACGTCACGGTTCTTCCCGGCAGCTTTCTCAGCCGCCCCGATGAGCGTGGCGACCCCGGCAAGGGGCGCGTTCGCATGGCACTGGTCGCGGAACTCGCGGAGTGCGTCGAGGCCGCACGCCGGATCCGGGACTTCGTGAACCGCGCGCAATTCTGCTAA
- the dapD gene encoding 2,3,4,5-tetrahydropyridine-2,6-dicarboxylate N-succinyltransferase, producing MFAFGVGIGTRATRGDWLEVFYPAPLRAPDAALGAALAQSCAYQGGNETLQPDAGSLRDLCRLMRTTGFEAQAALIERLAGTDRPQLLTCLATDAPPRGVAEAYLKLHLLSHRLCRPRQQNLEGLFAVLPNVAWTSEGAIEVVELDERRLQARLAGRTLIVHGIDKFPRMTDYVVPAGVRIADASRVRLGAYLGEGTTVMHEGFVNFNAGTEGPCMIEGRISAGVFVGAGSDLGGGCSTMGTLSGGNSSVIAVGRECLVGANAGIGISLGDRCTVEAGLYVTAGSRITVRDEMGAVVKTVAARELSGGSDMLFRRNSLNGAIECLSNRSAIALNESLHSHN from the coding sequence CTGTTTGCCTTTGGAGTCGGGATCGGCACCCGTGCCACACGCGGCGACTGGCTCGAAGTCTTCTACCCGGCGCCGCTGCGCGCACCGGACGCAGCGCTCGGTGCCGCGCTGGCGCAATCCTGCGCATACCAGGGCGGCAACGAAACGCTGCAACCGGACGCCGGCTCGTTGCGGGATCTGTGCCGCCTGATGCGCACCACCGGCTTCGAAGCACAGGCCGCACTGATCGAACGGCTCGCCGGCACGGATCGGCCACAGCTGCTCACCTGTCTCGCCACCGACGCCCCGCCACGCGGCGTGGCCGAGGCCTATCTCAAACTGCATCTGCTCTCGCATCGCCTGTGCCGTCCACGGCAGCAGAACCTCGAAGGCCTGTTCGCGGTTTTGCCCAACGTCGCCTGGACCAGCGAAGGGGCGATCGAGGTGGTCGAACTCGACGAGCGGCGCCTGCAGGCACGCCTCGCCGGGCGCACCCTGATCGTGCATGGTATCGACAAGTTCCCGCGCATGACCGACTACGTGGTGCCCGCGGGAGTACGGATTGCAGACGCCTCGCGGGTGCGCCTCGGCGCCTATCTCGGCGAGGGCACCACCGTGATGCACGAGGGTTTCGTCAATTTCAACGCCGGCACCGAAGGGCCGTGCATGATCGAAGGGCGCATATCGGCGGGCGTGTTCGTCGGCGCGGGCTCCGATCTGGGCGGGGGCTGCTCGACCATGGGTACCCTGTCGGGCGGCAACAGCAGCGTCATCGCGGTGGGACGCGAGTGCCTGGTCGGGGCCAATGCGGGAATCGGCATCTCGCTCGGCGATCGTTGCACCGTGGAAGCCGGACTTTATGTGACCGCCGGCTCGCGCATCACGGTGCGCGATGAAATGGGCGCGGTGGTCAAGACAGTGGCCGCGCGCGAACTGAGCGGAGGGTCCGACATGCTGTTCCGGCGCAATTCGCTGAACGGCGCCATCGAGTGTCTCAGCAACCGCTCCGCGATCGCCCTCAACGAATCACTCCACAGCCATAACTGA
- a CDS encoding elongation factor Ts: MADISAAMVKELRERTGLGMMECKKALVEANGDLDAAVDELRKSSGMKAARKAGRTAADGVICVRAADGRGLIIEVNSETDFVARDANFLGFVAKVADQAFAAKLGDVSALMSGALETERAALVQKIGENISVRRLDSMDVGGGVLGSYVHGNNKIGVLVGLRGGSAELARDVAMHVAALNPQFGTPAEVPAAVIDKEREILVAQVADSGKPADIVAKMVDGRVRKFLAEISLSEQSFVKDPDTTVGKLLKQAGAELIGFVRFEVGEGIEKEDKDFAAEVAAQLKG; the protein is encoded by the coding sequence ATGGCGGACATCAGTGCTGCAATGGTAAAGGAACTGCGCGAGCGTACCGGTCTGGGCATGATGGAGTGCAAAAAGGCACTGGTCGAGGCAAATGGCGATCTGGACGCCGCGGTCGACGAACTGCGCAAGTCGAGCGGCATGAAAGCGGCCAGGAAAGCAGGGCGCACCGCTGCCGATGGCGTGATCTGCGTGCGCGCGGCAGACGGGCGAGGTCTCATCATCGAGGTCAACAGCGAAACCGATTTCGTGGCGCGTGACGCCAACTTTCTTGGCTTCGTCGCCAAGGTGGCCGATCAGGCGTTTGCCGCAAAGCTCGGCGACGTGAGCGCGCTGATGAGCGGCGCGCTGGAGACCGAACGCGCCGCCCTGGTGCAGAAGATCGGCGAGAACATCTCGGTGCGGCGCCTCGACTCGATGGATGTGGGCGGCGGGGTGCTCGGCAGCTACGTGCATGGCAACAACAAGATCGGCGTACTGGTCGGACTGCGCGGTGGATCGGCCGAGCTCGCGCGCGATGTGGCGATGCACGTGGCGGCGCTGAACCCGCAGTTCGGAACGCCGGCCGAGGTGCCCGCCGCCGTGATCGATAAGGAGCGCGAGATTCTCGTGGCCCAGGTTGCCGACAGCGGCAAGCCGGCCGATATCGTGGCCAAGATGGTCGACGGTCGGGTGCGCAAGTTTCTTGCCGAGATCAGTCTTTCCGAGCAGTCCTTTGTCAAGGATCCCGATACCACCGTGGGCAAGCTGCTGAAGCAGGCGGGGGCCGAGCTGATCGGCTTCGTACGCTTCGAGGTCGGCGAGGGCATCGAGAAGGAAGACAAGGATTTCGCGGCCGAGGTGGCGGCGCAATTGAAAGGCTGA